The DNA sequence CGCCATAGGAATATCCGCCTTCATAGGATCCACGGGGCGGCCATTGATATGAAACTCATAGTGCAGATGTGGCCCTGTGATGCGGCCCGTCTTACCCGACAGGGCGATCACCTGGCCTCGAGACACCCTCTGTCCCTTGTGCACCAAGGCCTTCGAGAGATGCAGATAACGGGTACGGTACTTGTTGCCGTGATCGATCACCACATATTTACCCGCATATCTATGGTCGGTCACCAAAGAGACGATGCCATCGCCAGGGGCTATCACCTTAGTGCCAATCGGCGTGGCGAAATCTGTGCCGTTATGGGGCGCGGTGCGACCCGTAACCGGATGGTGACGATGGCGATTAAAGCGCGAGCTGACACGGTAGTTCTTCTGTAGCGGCACACGCTGGAAGGCCCTTGCCAGGCTGCGGCCCTGATCGTCATAGAAGTTGCCGTCGCTATTTTGGTAGGCGTTGATCGTGCTGCGGCCACGTTCTATGGTAATGGCGAGAATATCGCTATTACCCGTCACCTCACCATCGATATATTGATCGCTCTTAAGTACAGAGAATCGGTCGCCCGCGCGCAGATCACGAGCAAAATTCAGCTTCTCTTTCAGCAGGGTCTCGATGCGCTGAATCTCGCCGGCATTCAGGCCGATACGCTGAGCCGACAGATAGAAGGAGCCCTGGATCTCACCGCTTAAGGCCCTGTCCTGCCAGATCCCCTCGATATTGATCTCATCGACGCTGAATCCCCCCTCCTCGTAACGGCTAAACACCACCTGGCGCGCGGCATTGAAGTAGAGTTCGAGTTTCTCCAGCTGACCCGAGTCATCGAGCCAGAAACGTATGATGTTGCCGGGTTTGAGGGTATCGAGGGCCAGGATATTCAGATCCGCCTCTAACACCTTGTACATGGTCTGCTGATCCACATTGGCTTCGACAAACAAGCCACTGAGGGTATCACCGGATACTATGGTCTTAACAAAATCAGCATGAGACACGGTTTCGACCGCTTCGTCGCCCAGGTGGAGGTTAGTCACCAGAGACTCAATATCCAGCGCCACCGGAATGCGTTGTGGCAGGGCCTGTTTCTGGCTTGGCCAAAGCAGCGCCGCGCCCACGACCAGCCCGGCCGCCAATAAGATCTTCTTATGGGGCGAGGGTAATGCCATGATACGGGATTGAGACATGCTCAAAAAAGAAATTTTACCTGCGCGCAACCTGTGCCTCATTTTTCATTATTATGCTTATCATTAGACCCCAAAACCCCATAAAACATGGGGTCGATGCCAAGTTATATCAAAAATAACGGCATTTACAAACCGATCGACAACACAATTTAATGGAATAAACAGAGGTTTTTGGCGACCAAACAGACAAAAAAACTAAAAAGGTGCTGAAAATCCCACTGATATCAGCACCCTTTCAATCCAGGT is a window from the Shewanella loihica PV-4 genome containing:
- a CDS encoding peptidoglycan DD-metalloendopeptidase family protein; this translates as MSQSRIMALPSPHKKILLAAGLVVGAALLWPSQKQALPQRIPVALDIESLVTNLHLGDEAVETVSHADFVKTIVSGDTLSGLFVEANVDQQTMYKVLEADLNILALDTLKPGNIIRFWLDDSGQLEKLELYFNAARQVVFSRYEEGGFSVDEINIEGIWQDRALSGEIQGSFYLSAQRIGLNAGEIQRIETLLKEKLNFARDLRAGDRFSVLKSDQYIDGEVTGNSDILAITIERGRSTINAYQNSDGNFYDDQGRSLARAFQRVPLQKNYRVSSRFNRHRHHPVTGRTAPHNGTDFATPIGTKVIAPGDGIVSLVTDHRYAGKYVVIDHGNKYRTRYLHLSKALVHKGQRVSRGQVIALSGKTGRITGPHLHYEFHINGRPVDPMKADIPMASKLSKKQMGEFAQLVKVRQMMMGQS